In Candidatus Methylomirabilota bacterium, a single window of DNA contains:
- a CDS encoding cold shock domain-containing protein translates to MRHTGTVKWFNDAKGFGFIERSDGDDVFVHYSAIQGDGFKSLAEGQTLEFDIVEGPKGKQAANVIKL, encoded by the coding sequence ATGCGACACACGGGTACCGTAAAGTGGTTCAACGATGCCAAGGGCTTCGGATTCATCGAGCGATCAGACGGCGACGATGTTTTCGTGCATTATTCGGCGATCCAAGGCGACGGATTCAAGAGCCTGGCCGAGGGTCAGACGCTTGAGTTCGATATCGTGGAAGGACCGAAGGGTAAGCAGGCAGCCAATGTAATCAAGCTCTAG
- a CDS encoding PilZ domain-containing protein produces the protein MSDVKLRDSPRFKAEIPVRCTAWGAEPSHQNLLGGKTKWVSAAGVSLLLYEGLPVGTPVSIQFYEEEPRRGCVIWFDKGMQASAATTVPHIVAFDQPVDLTLVRQWVSRAESRSEVRVPVQFVVNFQSTETGRGSQGTCIDLSRGGMFVATHNPAHRGAAILLQFKLPDLNHPMSVLAQVMWVRREQAVSLDEDRIWTGPTPGMGVRFLAVNPVEDALIDTLIDRLSGEAFPPLDSS, from the coding sequence ATGTCTGATGTGAAACTTCGCGACTCGCCGCGGTTCAAAGCTGAGATCCCCGTTCGATGCACCGCCTGGGGTGCCGAACCCTCCCATCAGAACCTACTGGGCGGCAAGACCAAGTGGGTCAGTGCCGCCGGAGTCTCACTCCTGCTCTACGAGGGTCTCCCCGTCGGGACTCCCGTGTCAATCCAGTTCTATGAGGAAGAGCCCCGGCGCGGATGCGTCATTTGGTTTGACAAAGGGATGCAAGCCTCCGCGGCGACGACTGTTCCACACATAGTGGCCTTTGACCAGCCGGTCGACTTAACCCTGGTCCGCCAATGGGTATCGCGCGCCGAATCTCGGTCCGAGGTCCGGGTCCCGGTCCAGTTCGTCGTCAACTTCCAGTCCACCGAAACGGGAAGGGGGTCGCAAGGAACGTGCATTGACCTGAGCCGGGGAGGCATGTTCGTTGCGACCCACAACCCAGCCCACCGGGGGGCTGCCATCTTGCTCCAATTCAAGTTACCGGACCTAAACCATCCGATGTCGGTCCTTGCGCAAGTAATGTGGGTACGCAGGGAGCAGGCGGTGTCGCTGGACGAGGACAGGATCTGGACGGGTCCGACACCGGGTATGGGGGTGCGGTTCCTCGCAGTCAATCCCGTAGAGGACGCCTTGATCGACACTTTGATCGATCGCCTTTCCGGGGAGGCCTTCCCTCCGCTGGATTCCTCCTAG
- a CDS encoding PilZ domain-containing protein → MPVEQPIEDRRRHFRWPAGRSEGWIAPNHKFSVHDISRGGALIEHSHLVRPGTQLFMNLLIHEHPVGLKCRVVRSRDYRYEVLPSGEHDHFYRTGLEFLGLSEDSRGLIDEYISSLKEQR, encoded by the coding sequence ATGCCGGTAGAGCAGCCAATTGAAGACAGGCGGCGCCATTTCCGGTGGCCTGCCGGGCGATCAGAAGGGTGGATTGCCCCCAATCACAAGTTTTCCGTCCACGACATCAGCCGGGGCGGGGCCCTGATCGAACACTCGCACCTTGTCCGGCCCGGGACCCAGTTGTTCATGAATCTCTTGATCCACGAGCACCCGGTGGGCCTGAAATGCCGGGTGGTTCGATCACGAGACTACCGTTATGAGGTCTTGCCCAGCGGAGAGCACGACCATTTCTATCGGACGGGACTCGAGTTTCTGGGGCTCTCGGAGGACTCGCGCGGGCTGATCGATGAGTACATTTCTTCGCTGAAGGAGCAAAGGTAA
- a CDS encoding TVP38/TMEM64 family protein, giving the protein MASTRFRRMRLAVAALVGLVLVTGAVWVFALWDAVPALPGFALSVEAVEEQIHSWGPWGVAGSILLMILHSFIPFPAEMLAMANGMLYGPLWGTVITWTGAMLGAYLAFGLARWLGRPFVLARVGERRRVVVDRWAAEQGGPALLFSHLLPVISFNLINYAAGLTTISWWTFTWATALGILPLTCLMVLMGDGIWSGDTNVWLWLLAAAVGGWFLWWVVVEKGRRRGGGEGRPPGE; this is encoded by the coding sequence ATGGCATCGACGAGGTTCCGCCGCATGCGCCTTGCGGTGGCGGCGCTTGTTGGCCTCGTGTTGGTCACGGGAGCGGTGTGGGTCTTCGCACTTTGGGATGCGGTCCCTGCCCTGCCAGGATTCGCCCTGTCAGTTGAGGCGGTCGAAGAGCAGATCCACTCCTGGGGTCCCTGGGGGGTTGCCGGTTCGATCCTGCTCATGATTCTGCACAGCTTCATCCCTTTCCCGGCGGAAATGCTCGCCATGGCCAACGGCATGCTGTACGGTCCGCTGTGGGGGACCGTGATTACCTGGACCGGCGCCATGCTCGGTGCCTATCTCGCCTTCGGGCTCGCCCGCTGGCTGGGCCGGCCGTTCGTGCTGGCGAGGGTGGGTGAGCGGCGTCGCGTGGTGGTCGACCGCTGGGCGGCGGAGCAGGGGGGCCCGGCGCTGCTGTTCAGCCACCTCCTGCCGGTGATCTCGTTCAATCTGATTAACTACGCGGCAGGACTCACCACGATTTCCTGGTGGACCTTCACGTGGGCCACGGCGCTCGGGATTTTGCCGCTCACCTGCCTGATGGTGCTGATGGGAGACGGTATCTGGTCGGGTGACACGAACGTCTGGCTCTGGCTCCTGGCCGCTGCAGTCGGGGGATGGTTCCTCTGGTGGGTCGTAGTGGAGAAAGGCCGCCGCAGGGGCGGCGGGGAGGGGCGCCCGCCAGGGGAATAG
- a CDS encoding endonuclease/exonuclease/phosphatase family protein, which yields MTVWGLLAAATVIASSTTVVGFLGRLWWPFELASHFRAQYFLFLIGTAFLFLLGRKQRAAILASVFALINLSLIVPLYFGSSSTHAEGRTVRALLVNVNTSNHAYGRLQKFIRSVEPDFIVLLEVNRIWLNELQKLQAVYPFSRARPRDDNFGIAFLSRIPFKSAEIRGIGKAGVPSVVVQFDIDGQSLTVIGTHPLPPVGRAYSAHRNQQLTELADLVGSLRGGVMVLGDLNTTSWSPYFSDLIRKTGLRDSRNGFGLQPTWPAGLPHFWVPIDHCLVSSRIVVHNRRTGPDIGSDHYPVVIDFSIEAHPSPAPIHAAQIPA from the coding sequence GTGACCGTATGGGGACTCCTCGCGGCAGCCACGGTCATCGCTAGTAGCACGACGGTGGTGGGATTTTTGGGGCGGCTGTGGTGGCCCTTTGAGCTGGCAAGTCACTTTCGGGCCCAGTACTTCCTTTTTCTCATCGGAACGGCCTTCCTTTTCCTGCTCGGACGGAAGCAGCGGGCAGCCATCCTGGCAAGCGTTTTTGCGCTGATCAATCTCTCTCTTATTGTGCCATTGTATTTTGGGAGTTCATCAACTCATGCTGAGGGACGAACGGTTCGAGCCTTGCTGGTTAATGTGAACACGTCGAATCACGCGTATGGGAGACTGCAGAAATTCATTCGGTCCGTGGAGCCCGACTTCATAGTTCTCCTGGAAGTCAATCGGATATGGCTCAATGAGCTTCAGAAACTGCAAGCGGTGTATCCCTTTTCACGGGCCCGCCCGCGCGACGACAACTTTGGGATTGCTTTCCTCAGTCGAATACCTTTTAAAAGTGCCGAGATCCGCGGTATCGGGAAGGCCGGAGTTCCCTCAGTCGTTGTGCAATTCGACATCGATGGCCAGTCCTTGACTGTGATCGGGACCCATCCGCTTCCTCCGGTGGGCCGGGCCTACTCAGCGCACCGAAATCAACAGCTCACTGAGCTGGCAGACCTTGTAGGATCACTAAGGGGGGGAGTGATGGTCCTCGGGGATCTGAACACCACATCATGGTCTCCCTACTTTAGTGATCTGATCCGCAAGACCGGTTTACGAGACAGTCGGAACGGATTCGGGCTACAGCCCACCTGGCCGGCTGGACTTCCACACTTCTGGGTACCCATCGACCACTGCTTGGTCTCTTCAAGGATCGTGGTCCATAATCGGAGGACCGGGCCGGATATCGGATCGGACCACTATCCCGTGGTCATCGACTTTTCGATCGAAGCACACCCATCCCCTGCCCCCATCCACGCTGCGCAGATACCTGCTTGA
- a CDS encoding tetratricopeptide repeat-containing protein yields MKRYARMRVCAVLAAFAIVGVVGVAEAHYIITLRDGREIKVTRYEDRGDHIVYKRFAGKVSLPKARIATIVNMSTGKKQVFEPPTESKTAPQRATAPAKRRNYAQGALWGKLDTELTRLYHQGHYAESTKVAEKALRVAKSTFGPDHPKVATSLNNLAELARVQGNYAAAERLYKQALAIHEKALGKNHPEVATDLNNLAVMYALQGKHAGVESLYRRAIAIREKALGPHHPDVAQSMNNLAALYKAQGKYASAEDLHRRALAIRRKALGPHHPDVANSLNNLGELYRVQAKYTGAETFHRQALAIRNRALGSAHPGVATSLNNLGLVFYVRGQYASAKSLYEQALAIREKALGPDHPAVATSLNNLAASYQAERKYADAESLFTRALAIRERVLGPNHPHVAIVLENMADLYNKTGRQYKAAQLQARAKAIRWRRR; encoded by the coding sequence ATGAAACGGTACGCACGCATGAGGGTGTGTGCGGTTCTCGCAGCATTCGCAATCGTGGGTGTTGTGGGGGTGGCCGAGGCACATTACATTATAACGCTCCGTGACGGCAGAGAGATCAAAGTGACCCGATACGAGGATAGGGGAGATCATATTGTCTATAAGCGCTTTGCCGGGAAGGTGTCGTTGCCCAAAGCGCGGATTGCAACGATCGTCAATATGTCGACCGGCAAAAAGCAGGTCTTCGAGCCTCCTACAGAGTCAAAGACCGCCCCGCAAAGAGCGACTGCGCCGGCGAAGAGGCGAAATTATGCCCAGGGGGCATTGTGGGGCAAGCTGGATACCGAGCTCACGCGGCTTTATCACCAAGGACATTATGCAGAATCAACCAAGGTCGCTGAAAAGGCTTTACGGGTCGCAAAAAGCACGTTCGGTCCTGACCATCCCAAGGTGGCCACATCCCTGAACAATCTGGCCGAACTGGCTCGCGTCCAGGGTAACTATGCCGCCGCGGAACGCCTCTACAAGCAGGCCCTGGCGATACATGAAAAGGCCCTCGGAAAAAATCATCCAGAGGTTGCGACAGACCTCAACAATCTGGCGGTGATGTATGCTCTACAGGGCAAACACGCCGGGGTCGAATCCCTCTACCGGCGGGCGATCGCTATCCGGGAGAAGGCCCTCGGGCCACACCATCCCGATGTGGCCCAATCGATGAACAATCTGGCTGCACTGTATAAGGCGCAGGGCAAATACGCCAGTGCCGAGGATCTCCACAGGCGTGCGCTCGCTATTCGGCGGAAGGCCCTCGGGCCACACCATCCCGATGTGGCCAACTCCCTGAACAATCTGGGGGAACTCTATCGGGTGCAGGCCAAATACACCGGTGCCGAGACCTTCCACAGGCAGGCTCTGGCGATCCGGAACAGAGCGCTCGGGTCAGCCCATCCGGGGGTGGCGACCTCTCTGAACAATCTGGGGCTCGTTTTTTATGTGCGGGGCCAGTATGCCTCCGCCAAGTCCCTGTACGAGCAGGCTCTGGCGATACGAGAGAAGGCTTTGGGACCAGACCATCCCGCTGTGGCGACCTCCCTGAACAATCTGGCGGCATCGTATCAAGCTGAGCGCAAGTACGCCGATGCCGAGTCTCTGTTCACGCGGGCCCTGGCGATCCGGGAAAGGGTTCTGGGACCAAACCATCCACATGTGGCGATTGTGTTGGAGAATATGGCAGACCTGTACAACAAGACGGGAAGGCAGTACAAAGCAGCACAATTGCAGGCACGGGCCAAAGCGATTCGCTGGAGACGACGTTGA
- a CDS encoding RDD family protein, with translation MEKLIIKRTSAFVFDGLLVAAMALWLPGTFWWLIAIGYFLVRDTLISGRSIGKFIVGLTVMDREKNACGIIKSILRNLLLFFPGPVIEFFVMAFALGGRRLGDRLAKTQVIDTRPQVKGPLFLLLALSLTFLLITTVRPELKDWSRWERPQSWREIVKMDTLGLKPRRLKHLYEYFRGKIDPQQEDSIEEARNFIIYLRDGRKIEVEDYWERGAEIQYRKLGGIVGVARKHVFVIENTVDGTRKRY, from the coding sequence ATGGAAAAGCTGATCATTAAGAGGACGAGCGCCTTTGTGTTCGATGGACTTCTCGTGGCCGCCATGGCTCTGTGGCTTCCCGGCACATTCTGGTGGCTGATTGCAATTGGGTATTTTCTTGTGCGCGATACCCTGATCAGCGGGCGCAGCATAGGGAAGTTTATCGTTGGTCTGACTGTCATGGATCGTGAGAAAAACGCCTGCGGCATCATAAAGTCCATTCTGCGGAATCTGCTCCTGTTCTTTCCCGGCCCAGTCATTGAGTTCTTTGTGATGGCGTTTGCCCTGGGTGGACGGCGTTTGGGGGATCGTCTTGCGAAAACGCAAGTCATCGACACCCGGCCCCAGGTAAAGGGGCCGTTGTTCCTCTTGCTTGCTTTGTCTTTGACCTTTTTGTTGATAACTACGGTCCGACCCGAGCTGAAAGACTGGAGCCGGTGGGAGAGACCGCAGTCGTGGCGCGAGATTGTGAAAATGGATACCCTCGGCCTAAAGCCGAGGAGGCTGAAGCACCTCTACGAGTATTTCAGGGGGAAGATAGATCCTCAGCAGGAGGATTCAATCGAAGAGGCGAGAAATTTCATTATTTATCTGCGAGACGGGCGAAAAATAGAGGTGGAGGATTACTGGGAACGAGGGGCCGAAATCCAGTATCGGAAGCTTGGCGGTATCGTCGGTGTTGCCCGCAAACACGTCTTCGTCATTGAAAACACAGTTGACGGCACGAGGAAGCGGTATTAA
- a CDS encoding PilZ domain-containing protein, whose amino-acid sequence MEEIKRPKRRYNRWEVGGQLTGHIGHIPKVSLINVSKDGALIEHSQIVRSGTLCFLTLLFPGQESTLKCRVVRSALHRSEVLTSGERDVIYRSGVEFLDASTAARQLINEYIDSLKRTSRAARRRERTRSRVSEPTQSTSGAVPRIHPGSTRTRKRRKDS is encoded by the coding sequence ATGGAAGAGATAAAGCGACCCAAGAGGCGCTATAACCGGTGGGAGGTTGGGGGTCAGCTCACAGGGCATATTGGGCACATTCCCAAGGTGTCCCTCATCAATGTGAGCAAAGACGGGGCCCTGATCGAACACTCGCAGATTGTGCGGTCCGGGACCCTCTGTTTCCTGACTCTCTTGTTCCCAGGGCAAGAGTCCACCCTGAAGTGCCGGGTGGTCCGATCAGCGCTCCACCGTTCTGAGGTCCTGACCAGCGGGGAGCGAGATGTGATCTATCGGTCGGGGGTAGAGTTTTTGGACGCCTCGACGGCCGCCCGGCAGCTGATCAATGAATATATCGACTCCCTGAAACGGACATCCCGGGCGGCGCGGCGGCGGGAGAGGACAAGGTCGCGGGTGAGTGAGCCAACACAATCCACGTCCGGGGCGGTCCCCAGAATACATCCAGGCAGCACCAGGACACGTAAACGGAGAAAGGATTCTTGA
- a CDS encoding c-type cytochrome: MRRTWLVGAVVLGLMLGGQLGFAVAQDPAEPKKLNPYTGDLEAIKEGRSVYFLYSCNACHGGRGGGGMGPASPIFDDQWDFGSDDETLFKLMRGQIPPQIMPAVGKNMTDDEIWKVIAWIRSIYKGDPSLMNW, translated from the coding sequence ATGCGAAGGACCTGGTTGGTCGGCGCGGTGGTGCTGGGACTCATGCTCGGCGGGCAGCTTGGCTTTGCGGTGGCTCAGGATCCGGCAGAGCCGAAGAAGCTCAACCCGTATACCGGAGACCTCGAGGCAATCAAGGAAGGGCGGAGCGTATACTTTTTATATTCGTGTAACGCGTGCCATGGCGGAAGAGGCGGAGGGGGGATGGGTCCCGCTTCTCCCATTTTTGATGATCAGTGGGACTTTGGCAGCGACGACGAAACCCTCTTCAAATTGATGAGGGGACAGATTCCTCCTCAAATCATGCCTGCAGTGGGCAAGAATATGACGGATGATGAGATCTGGAAGGTCATCGCCTGGATCCGATCAATTTATAAGGGGGACCCGAGTCTCATGAATTGGTAG